In Bacillus sp. DX3.1, the following proteins share a genomic window:
- a CDS encoding nitroreductase family protein: MSFLNKLFGSSASQEEVNRAEDTKKDFYSAIADRRSIYGISKDTVVSDERIQEIVNHAVKHTPSSFNSQSARVVVLLGEQHDKLWNITRNTLKEIVPADQFSSTEEKMTAFGNGYGTVLFFEDNSVIEYLQENFALYKDNFPVWSQQSSGMLQFVIWTSLELEGFGATLQHYNPLIDDQVKKEWNIPSSWNLIAQMPFGKPVAPAGVKEFKPTEERIKFFK; encoded by the coding sequence ATGAGTTTTTTAAATAAATTATTCGGAAGTTCAGCTAGTCAAGAAGAAGTAAATCGTGCAGAAGATACAAAAAAAGATTTCTATTCTGCTATAGCAGATAGACGTTCTATCTACGGAATTAGTAAAGACACAGTCGTTTCAGACGAACGTATTCAAGAAATTGTGAATCATGCTGTAAAACATACCCCTTCTTCTTTTAATTCACAAAGTGCACGAGTAGTCGTGTTACTAGGTGAACAACATGATAAATTGTGGAACATTACGCGAAACACATTGAAAGAAATCGTACCTGCTGATCAATTTAGTTCAACAGAAGAAAAAATGACGGCATTTGGAAACGGTTATGGTACAGTATTATTTTTTGAAGACAACAGCGTAATTGAATATTTACAAGAGAACTTTGCTCTATATAAAGATAATTTCCCGGTATGGTCACAACAATCATCTGGTATGCTTCAATTTGTCATTTGGACATCTTTAGAACTTGAAGGGTTTGGCGCAACGCTGCAACACTATAACCCTCTTATCGACGATCAAGTGAAAAAAGAATGGAATATTCCAAGCAGTTGGAATTTGATTGCTCAAATGCCGTTTGGTAAACCAGTTGCTCCAGCTGGTGTTAAAGAATTTAAACCAACAGAAGAACGCATTAAATTCTTTAAATAA
- a CDS encoding 2OG-Fe(II) oxygenase, with protein sequence MENQTGENKELTIFNHIGNTIVTDDREIQIISRLEEPLIVVLANVLSDEECETLIEMSKNKMKRSKIGVSRKINNIRTSSGTFLEESEAVTRIERRIASIMNVPAPHGEGLHILKYTVGQEYKAHYDFFAENSAAANNNRISTLVMYLNHVEEGGETFFPKLNLSVSPKKGMAVYFEYFYQDASLNKLTLHGSEPVIKGEKWVATQWIRRRPLY encoded by the coding sequence ATGGAAAATCAAACAGGTGAAAATAAGGAGCTAACGATTTTTAACCACATTGGAAACACAATTGTAACAGATGATAGAGAAATCCAAATTATTTCAAGATTAGAAGAACCTCTTATTGTCGTGTTAGCAAATGTATTAAGTGATGAAGAGTGTGAAACGTTAATTGAAATGTCTAAAAATAAAATGAAACGTTCTAAAATTGGTGTTTCGCGCAAAATAAATAACATTCGGACGAGTAGTGGTACGTTTTTAGAAGAAAGTGAGGCCGTTACTAGAATCGAAAGACGAATCGCTTCAATCATGAATGTTCCTGCCCCACATGGAGAAGGGTTACATATTTTAAAGTATACAGTTGGCCAAGAATATAAAGCGCATTATGATTTTTTTGCAGAAAACAGTGCGGCAGCAAATAACAATCGTATTAGTACCCTTGTCATGTACCTAAATCATGTAGAAGAAGGCGGAGAGACTTTCTTTCCAAAACTCAACCTTTCTGTATCTCCGAAAAAAGGAATGGCGGTATATTTCGAATATTTTTATCAGGATGCATCATTAAACAAGCTCACTTTACATGGCAGTGAACCTGTTATCAAAGGTGAAAAATGGGTTGCGACGCAATGGATAAGAAGAAGACCTTTGTATTAA
- a CDS encoding flavin monoamine oxidase family protein, translating to MNEQLTTEQMLHIIKSGLHKSQVPKHIIIVGAGLAGLVSASLLKNAGHKVTILEANNRVGGRVYTLRSPFSNGLYFNAGPMRIPDVHALTLAYIHKFHLPTNIFINRTPMDIIYANGIRTRLNIFEQDPGVLKYPVRPNERGKTAEDLMILVLQPILDFIKKDPDRNWPIVEKQYKKYSLGFFLSSYFSDGAIDMIGVLLDMEAYMGMSLIEVLREMIFFTSTTKFYEITGGMDALPQSFLPQLKEDIRFYHKMTKIIQHHNGVTIQSNHEQTSEQLMVTGNLAIITIPFSTLRFVEIEPYASFSYYKRRAIRELNYMASTKIAIEFKSRFWEKASQYGGKCITDLPIRFTYYPSYGIHTSGAAVVLVSYTWADEALTWGSLSNEDRIRYALKNLAEIYGQQVYAEYVSGASYSWSQNPYSCGAFTAFEPGQELELHPYIPTPEGRVHFAGEHTTLTHGWMQGAIESGIRVAYEVNNLPK from the coding sequence ATGAATGAACAATTAACAACGGAACAAATGCTTCACATCATTAAAAGTGGCCTTCATAAGTCACAAGTTCCTAAACATATTATTATTGTTGGTGCAGGATTAGCAGGGCTAGTTAGCGCATCTTTATTAAAAAATGCTGGGCATAAAGTTACGATTCTTGAAGCGAACAATAGAGTAGGGGGGAGGGTGTATACACTACGATCTCCTTTTAGTAATGGCTTATATTTTAATGCAGGACCAATGCGTATTCCTGATGTACACGCTTTAACTTTAGCGTATATTCATAAGTTTCATTTGCCTACAAACATTTTTATTAATCGAACTCCTATGGATATCATTTACGCAAATGGTATTAGAACACGCCTCAACATATTTGAACAAGACCCAGGTGTTTTAAAATATCCAGTGAGGCCGAATGAAAGAGGGAAAACGGCTGAAGATTTAATGATTTTAGTATTGCAACCAATCCTTGATTTCATTAAGAAAGATCCAGATAGAAATTGGCCGATTGTAGAAAAACAATATAAAAAATATTCATTAGGTTTCTTCTTAAGCTCTTATTTTTCAGATGGTGCAATCGATATGATTGGTGTACTTCTTGATATGGAAGCGTATATGGGGATGTCTTTAATTGAAGTACTGCGAGAAATGATATTCTTTACATCAACAACGAAGTTTTATGAGATAACAGGCGGGATGGATGCATTACCTCAATCATTTTTACCTCAGTTAAAAGAAGATATACGCTTCTATCACAAAATGACAAAGATTATACAGCATCATAATGGTGTTACCATTCAGTCTAATCATGAGCAAACTTCAGAACAACTTATGGTGACAGGTAATCTTGCCATTATAACAATTCCTTTTTCTACATTACGTTTTGTAGAAATTGAACCATACGCTTCTTTTTCTTATTATAAAAGAAGGGCGATTCGTGAACTTAACTATATGGCTTCAACAAAAATTGCGATTGAATTTAAAAGCAGGTTTTGGGAAAAGGCGAGCCAATACGGTGGTAAATGTATAACTGATCTGCCAATTCGATTTACGTATTACCCGAGTTATGGTATCCATACATCAGGGGCGGCTGTAGTATTGGTAAGTTATACGTGGGCAGATGAAGCGTTAACGTGGGGCAGCCTGTCTAATGAAGATCGTATTCGCTATGCTTTAAAAAATTTAGCGGAGATATATGGACAGCAAGTTTATGCTGAATATGTATCAGGCGCATCTTATAGCTGGAGTCAAAACCCTTATTCCTGCGGGGCATTTACAGCTTTTGAGCCAGGACAAGAATTGGAATTACATCCTTATATCCCGACACCTGAGGGAAGGGTGCATTTTGCAGGTGAGCATACGACACTTACTCATGGCTGGATGCAGGGGGCGATTGAATCTGGAATCCGTGTTGCATATGAAGTTAATAATTTGCCAAAATGA
- the brnQ gene encoding branched-chain amino acid transport system II carrier protein: protein MANKVPFSFIVVIGLMLFALFFGAGNLIFPAMLGQSAGTNIWSANAGFLVTGVGLPLLGVLAFGFSGKDDLQSLASRAHPVFGTVFTTILYLAIGPLFAIPRTGNVSFEIGVKPFVSENLGSIPLIIFTIIFFSITCFFSLNPAKIVDIVGKILTPIKLTFIGILVIVAFIHPIGDLQAPTNTYTSDSFFKGFQEGYLTMDTLASFVFGIIIINAIKEKGAKTKKQIMIVCSKATLIAATILAIIYTALSYMGASSVEKLGHLENGGEVLAKVSNYYFGSYGGILLGLMITVACLTTSVGLVTACSSFFHKLFPNVPYKTIAIILSVFSAIVANVGLTQLIAISVPVLTAIYPLAIVLIFLTFFHSLFKGRSEVYQGSLLIAFIISLFDGLSAAGVHIQVVDRLFTQILPMHEVGLGWIFPAIIGGFLGYGISVLRVKYQVN, encoded by the coding sequence ATGGCAAATAAAGTGCCTTTTTCGTTCATAGTAGTTATTGGACTAATGTTATTTGCTCTATTTTTTGGAGCAGGAAATTTAATTTTCCCTGCAATGCTTGGTCAATCAGCAGGGACAAATATTTGGTCAGCAAATGCAGGATTTTTAGTAACAGGAGTAGGTCTACCATTACTTGGCGTATTAGCATTTGGTTTTTCAGGAAAAGATGATTTACAATCACTAGCAAGTCGTGCTCATCCTGTTTTTGGGACAGTATTTACAACGATTCTTTATTTAGCAATTGGTCCTCTATTCGCTATACCAAGAACGGGGAACGTTTCTTTCGAGATTGGTGTTAAACCTTTTGTATCAGAAAACCTAGGTTCTATCCCTTTGATTATCTTTACAATAATTTTCTTTAGCATTACGTGTTTTTTTTCGCTCAATCCTGCGAAAATTGTTGATATTGTTGGAAAAATATTGACTCCAATAAAATTAACGTTCATTGGAATTTTAGTAATTGTTGCGTTTATTCATCCAATAGGAGATTTGCAAGCGCCTACTAATACTTATACATCCGATTCATTTTTCAAGGGATTTCAAGAGGGGTATTTAACAATGGACACCCTTGCATCTTTCGTATTTGGGATTATAATCATTAATGCAATTAAGGAAAAAGGTGCGAAAACAAAAAAACAGATTATGATTGTTTGTTCCAAAGCAACTCTAATTGCTGCAACTATATTAGCAATTATTTATACAGCTCTTTCTTATATGGGGGCTTCAAGTGTAGAAAAACTTGGTCATTTAGAGAATGGAGGAGAAGTTTTAGCAAAAGTTTCAAATTACTACTTTGGTTCATACGGCGGCATACTGTTAGGATTAATGATTACAGTAGCGTGTTTAACAACTAGTGTAGGACTTGTTACTGCATGTTCTTCATTTTTCCATAAACTATTTCCAAATGTACCTTACAAAACAATAGCTATTATTTTATCTGTTTTTAGTGCAATTGTTGCAAATGTAGGGTTAACACAATTAATTGCTATTTCTGTACCTGTATTAACAGCTATTTATCCATTAGCGATTGTATTAATCTTCTTAACATTTTTCCATTCACTATTCAAAGGGAGATCGGAAGTTTATCAAGGTAGCTTACTCATAGCGTTTATTATTAGTTTATTTGATGGGTTAAGTGCAGCTGGAGTACACATTCAAGTAGTCGATCGTTTATTCACTCAAATTCTTCCAATGCATGAAGTTGGTTTAGGTTGGATTTTCCCAGCTATCATTGGTGGATTTTTGGGGTATGGTATTAGCGTCTTACGAGTAAAATATCAAGTCAATTAA
- a CDS encoding nitroreductase family protein — protein sequence MSVTTTNLKEAMVNRRSIRKVTKNANITKERINEIVTTALHAPTSFNMQSGRIVVLMDTEHEKLWDLVKEALRPRVPEENFGATVERLQGFRDGVGTILFFENQETVEQMQEKAPLYKEQFPYWSHQGSAMLQYAVWMSLSAEGIGASLQHYNPIIDAEVKQAWDIPGEWSLVAQMPFGEPNEQPGERTFLPAQDVVKFY from the coding sequence ATGTCAGTAACTACAACAAATTTAAAAGAAGCAATGGTGAACCGTCGTTCAATCCGTAAGGTGACAAAGAATGCAAATATTACAAAAGAAAGAATAAATGAAATTGTAACAACAGCTTTACATGCACCAACATCTTTTAATATGCAAAGTGGACGTATAGTTGTATTAATGGATACAGAACATGAAAAGTTATGGGATCTTGTAAAAGAAGCACTTCGTCCCCGTGTGCCAGAAGAAAATTTCGGCGCAACAGTTGAGAGATTACAAGGTTTCCGTGATGGAGTAGGAACAATCTTATTCTTTGAAAACCAAGAAACAGTAGAGCAAATGCAAGAAAAAGCACCATTATATAAAGAGCAATTCCCATATTGGTCTCACCAAGGAAGCGCAATGTTGCAATATGCTGTATGGATGTCATTATCTGCAGAAGGAATTGGAGCATCCCTGCAGCATTACAATCCAATTATCGATGCAGAAGTAAAACAAGCGTGGGATATTCCGGGGGAATGGAGTTTAGTAGCTCAAATGCCATTTGGTGAGCCAAATGAACAACCAGGTGAAAGAACATTCTTACCTGCCCAAGATGTTGTGAAATTTTATTAA
- a CDS encoding L-lactate dehydrogenase has product MKKGIDRVVLIGTGAVGCSYAYCMINQGVVEEFVLVDVNEAKAEGEAMDLSHAVPFAPAPTKVWKGSYEDCKDADLVVITAGLPQKPGETRLDLVEKNTKIFKQIVQSVMETGFDGIFLIATNPVDILTYVTWKESGLPKERVIGSGTTLDSARFRYMLGEYFNIGPHNIHAYIIGEHGDTELPVWSHVSIGIQKLQTLLEKDNQHNQTDLDAIFIKVRDAAYHIIERKGATYYGIGMSLLRITKAILNNENSVLTVSAYLEGQYGQNDVYIGVPSVINRQGVREILEVELSEEEELKFDHSVQVLKETMSPIL; this is encoded by the coding sequence ATGAAAAAAGGTATCGATCGTGTAGTTTTAATTGGAACAGGAGCTGTCGGTTGTAGTTATGCATACTGTATGATTAACCAAGGTGTCGTAGAAGAATTTGTTCTTGTTGATGTAAACGAAGCAAAAGCAGAAGGAGAAGCAATGGACTTAAGTCATGCAGTTCCCTTTGCACCAGCGCCAACAAAAGTATGGAAAGGTAGCTATGAAGATTGCAAAGATGCAGACCTTGTTGTGATTACTGCAGGATTACCACAAAAGCCAGGCGAAACCCGTTTAGACTTAGTTGAAAAAAACACTAAAATCTTTAAACAAATCGTTCAGAGCGTTATGGAAACTGGATTTGATGGTATCTTCTTAATTGCGACTAACCCAGTTGACATTTTAACGTATGTAACTTGGAAAGAATCTGGATTACCAAAAGAGCGTGTGATTGGTTCTGGTACAACTTTAGACTCTGCTCGTTTCCGCTATATGTTAGGGGAATATTTTAATATAGGCCCTCATAATATTCACGCTTATATTATTGGTGAACATGGTGATACGGAGCTTCCAGTATGGAGTCATGTATCAATTGGGATTCAAAAGCTACAAACCCTTCTTGAAAAAGACAATCAGCATAATCAAACCGATTTAGATGCCATCTTTATTAAGGTACGCGACGCTGCCTATCACATTATCGAGCGTAAAGGTGCGACGTACTACGGAATTGGCATGTCACTTTTACGTATAACAAAAGCCATTTTAAATAATGAGAACAGTGTATTAACAGTATCTGCTTATCTTGAAGGACAGTACGGGCAAAATGATGTTTATATCGGTGTTCCTTCGGTCATTAATCGTCAAGGAGTTCGTGAAATTTTAGAAGTTGAATTAAGTGAAGAAGAAGAATTGAAATTCGATCACTCTGTACAAGTACTAAAAGAAACAATGTCACCAATACTTTAA
- a CDS encoding VOC family protein: MNKKIDHIGIAVRDLESTIHFYENVLAGKLIDRYKSDVKGVESEVAILEVNGDRIELLAPTNNTTSPIARFIKQKGKGVHHIAYRVDDLDIALEELKKQGIRTLEDTLRINKHGRRLIYLNPADTEGTIIEYCDYPEGK, from the coding sequence ATGAATAAAAAAATTGATCATATCGGTATCGCTGTCCGTGATTTAGAAAGCACGATTCATTTTTATGAAAATGTGTTAGCAGGTAAATTAATAGATCGCTACAAAAGTGATGTAAAAGGTGTTGAAAGTGAAGTTGCAATTCTTGAAGTAAATGGAGATAGAATCGAATTGCTTGCACCAACAAACAATACGACTTCGCCAATTGCGCGATTTATTAAGCAGAAGGGGAAAGGAGTTCACCATATTGCTTATCGCGTAGATGATCTAGATATAGCTTTAGAAGAACTGAAAAAACAAGGAATTCGAACATTAGAGGATACATTACGTATAAACAAGCACGGTAGACGATTAATTTATCTCAATCCAGCAGATACAGAAGGGACAATTATTGAATACTGTGATTATCCAGAGGGAAAATGA
- a CDS encoding DsbA family oxidoreductase encodes MTVKIKVYSDFICPFCFLGKGPLDEVAQEKDVEVEWMPFELRPSPYSKIDPWKEPDKLGSWDSFILPTAKKLGIDMRLPRVSPHPYTHMAFEGYHFAKDHGKGNNFHHRVFTAFFQEEQNIEDIDVLTKLAGEVGLSESAFKEALVSRKYKETHQKAMEHAYEEAQIMAVPTVMIGEEVIQGLASKEMLERVIDKELEKDKTNAFDGMQCTTDGYC; translated from the coding sequence ATGACTGTGAAAATTAAAGTGTATTCTGATTTTATATGTCCGTTTTGTTTTTTAGGAAAAGGTCCATTAGATGAAGTCGCTCAGGAGAAAGATGTAGAAGTAGAATGGATGCCATTTGAATTACGTCCAAGTCCATATTCGAAAATTGATCCATGGAAAGAACCTGATAAATTGGGTTCATGGGATTCTTTTATTCTTCCTACCGCAAAAAAATTAGGAATTGATATGCGTTTACCACGTGTTTCTCCTCATCCATATACACATATGGCTTTTGAGGGATATCATTTTGCAAAGGATCATGGAAAAGGAAATAATTTTCACCACAGAGTGTTTACAGCATTCTTCCAAGAAGAACAAAATATTGAAGACATCGATGTACTAACGAAATTAGCAGGCGAAGTGGGGCTTTCTGAAAGTGCATTTAAGGAAGCTTTAGTGTCTCGAAAATATAAAGAAACACATCAAAAAGCTATGGAACATGCTTATGAAGAAGCTCAAATTATGGCTGTTCCAACCGTTATGATTGGAGAAGAAGTAATTCAAGGACTTGCTAGTAAGGAAATGTTAGAAAGAGTTATCGATAAAGAATTAGAAAAGGATAAAACAAATGCATTTGATGGTATGCAATGTACGACGGATGGATATTGCTAA
- a CDS encoding GTP-binding protein, which yields MNKVEIHILGGFLGSGKSTLLQNLLIAEKQKNRKVAVLMNEIGEYSVDTDIVGRENILRELLKGCICCTMKDELEIQLHSLYQEERPDVIYIETTGVAHPIEVLDACLSPMLAPYIEVKSIIVVLDAIRWKNRETLSKSIQQLLNEQIKYGSHILINKVDLLTEKEKKHILDEVALINANAKLYETQYCNISLDDLEEAKPERNEEYEKLHVKQHLHIQTMTYQFTKSIEQDKLYEWLSNLPQAIYRVKGFVKFHGDKYPNLLQYSFGVPLLLEQDFGFPTNLVIIGEDLDKKQLTEELKSLENTSI from the coding sequence ATGAACAAAGTAGAAATTCATATATTAGGTGGATTTTTAGGTAGTGGGAAATCGACGTTACTTCAAAATCTTTTGATTGCGGAAAAGCAAAAAAATCGAAAAGTTGCTGTATTAATGAATGAAATAGGTGAATATTCGGTAGATACAGATATTGTAGGAAGAGAAAATATATTGAGAGAACTTTTGAAAGGCTGTATTTGCTGCACAATGAAAGATGAGTTAGAAATTCAGCTACATTCCTTGTATCAGGAAGAAAGACCAGACGTTATTTATATCGAAACGACTGGAGTTGCTCATCCAATAGAAGTACTAGATGCTTGCCTTTCACCTATGTTAGCTCCTTATATTGAAGTAAAGTCAATTATCGTCGTATTAGATGCAATAAGATGGAAGAATCGCGAAACTTTAAGCAAAAGCATACAACAACTTCTGAACGAACAAATCAAATATGGAAGTCATATTCTTATCAATAAAGTAGACTTGCTAACAGAAAAAGAGAAGAAGCATATTTTAGATGAAGTAGCATTGATAAATGCAAATGCGAAATTGTATGAAACACAGTATTGTAATATATCTTTAGATGATTTAGAAGAAGCAAAACCAGAACGAAACGAAGAATATGAAAAATTACATGTAAAACAGCATTTACATATTCAAACAATGACGTATCAATTTACAAAATCAATTGAGCAGGACAAACTGTACGAGTGGCTCTCAAATTTACCTCAGGCAATTTATCGTGTAAAAGGGTTTGTAAAATTTCATGGCGATAAATACCCAAACTTATTGCAATATTCATTTGGTGTTCCATTGTTATTGGAACAGGACTTTGGTTTTCCTACGAACCTTGTGATTATTGGAGAAGATTTAGATAAAAAGCAATTGACGGAAGAGCTAAAGAGTTTGGAAAATACATCAATTTGA
- a CDS encoding Rrf2 family transcriptional regulator has translation MKISSRFSIAVHILSLLKNNPPSMCTSEFIAESVNTNPVVIRKITSYLKKAQFVYVRRGTGGAGLLRNLDEITLLDVYHAVNVVEEEKLFHIHEQPNPACPIGANIQSVLEVILVQAQEAMEQVLNSITMEQLVTSLQNKINASKQLLSN, from the coding sequence ATGAAAATTAGTAGCCGCTTTTCTATAGCTGTGCATATTTTATCTCTCTTGAAGAATAATCCACCTTCTATGTGCACCTCGGAATTTATAGCGGAAAGTGTAAACACAAATCCGGTTGTAATTCGAAAAATCACATCATATTTAAAAAAAGCTCAATTTGTTTATGTGCGGCGTGGCACAGGTGGAGCTGGATTATTACGGAATCTAGATGAAATTACGTTGCTAGACGTATATCATGCAGTTAATGTAGTGGAAGAAGAGAAGCTATTCCATATTCATGAGCAGCCAAATCCTGCTTGTCCAATAGGAGCAAATATACAAAGTGTTTTAGAGGTTATTTTAGTTCAAGCACAAGAGGCAATGGAACAAGTGCTCAACAGTATTACAATGGAGCAATTAGTTACATCATTACAAAATAAGATAAATGCTTCAAAGCAACTATTAAGTAATTAG
- a CDS encoding AI-2E family transporter: MMQIKNFFQSKGFQRLLILGFLALVLYGLKSMIHLILITFILIFLMDRFQKFISRKLDRFFSINRKIIIAFLYIVLVSGIVITLYKYLPVIMVQISQLIHQFNVFYKHPPDNEVVKYAIATIDQMEVSKYIEQSVDMIYQSVANIGKVSLQILLSLILSLFFLLEKERIIAFTSKFKESKLAVFYHEIAYFGQKFSRSFGKVIEAQFLIAVVNCILSVIALWILGFPQLLVLAVMIFLLGLIPVAGVIISLFPLCIIAYNIGDITYVVYILIFITAIHAIESYFLNPKFMSAKTNLPIFYTFMILIFSEHFLGIWGLIIGIPIFIFLLDVLEVRNEEEGRVNQDIDQ; the protein is encoded by the coding sequence ATGATGCAAATAAAAAACTTCTTTCAAAGTAAAGGATTTCAGAGGTTACTCATATTAGGGTTTTTAGCCCTTGTATTATACGGGCTAAAAAGTATGATTCATTTAATATTAATTACTTTTATTCTTATATTTTTAATGGATCGATTTCAAAAATTTATCTCTCGGAAACTTGATCGTTTTTTTTCGATTAATCGGAAAATCATTATCGCCTTTTTATACATTGTATTAGTAAGTGGGATTGTCATTACATTGTATAAATATTTACCTGTGATTATGGTTCAAATTTCACAATTAATTCATCAGTTTAATGTATTTTATAAGCATCCTCCTGATAATGAAGTGGTCAAATATGCAATTGCTACAATTGATCAGATGGAGGTATCAAAATATATTGAACAAAGTGTAGATATGATCTATCAATCGGTAGCTAATATTGGGAAAGTGAGTTTGCAAATTTTACTGTCCCTTATCTTAAGCTTATTTTTCTTATTAGAAAAAGAGCGTATTATTGCATTTACCTCTAAATTTAAAGAAAGCAAGCTTGCTGTTTTTTATCATGAGATTGCCTACTTTGGACAGAAATTTTCGCGTTCATTTGGAAAAGTGATTGAGGCACAATTTTTAATTGCGGTTGTAAATTGTATTCTTTCCGTCATTGCACTGTGGATTTTAGGATTCCCGCAGCTTCTCGTTTTAGCGGTAATGATATTCTTGCTTGGTCTTATCCCGGTTGCAGGCGTCATTATTTCACTATTTCCGCTTTGTATCATCGCTTATAATATCGGCGATATTACATATGTGGTGTATATATTAATTTTTATTACAGCTATTCATGCAATTGAAAGTTACTTTTTAAATCCAAAGTTTATGTCTGCAAAAACGAACTTACCAATTTTTTATACCTTTATGATTCTCATATTTTCGGAACACTTTTTAGGAATATGGGGACTTATTATTGGGATTCCAATCTTTATATTTTTACTTGATGTACTCGAAGTGAGAAATGAAGAGGAAGGTCGTGTAAATCAGGATATAGATCAATAA
- a CDS encoding nuclear transport factor 2 family protein: protein MNERTNLEIIRSTYEGPSSSNAQHLMDALSEQVEWTEAAGFPYGGTYIGVEAVMENVFSRLASEWNDYKASVHTYHEVEGKDVIIAEGVYSGIYKQSGKAFQADFVHVWELSNGKVVKFKQYVDSHTVQQAMVLS, encoded by the coding sequence ATGAATGAACGAACAAATTTAGAAATTATTCGCAGTACGTATGAAGGGCCATCTTCTTCAAATGCGCAACACTTAATGGATGCTCTTTCAGAACAGGTAGAATGGACAGAAGCAGCGGGTTTTCCATATGGTGGAACGTATATCGGCGTAGAAGCAGTGATGGAAAATGTATTTAGTCGTTTGGCATCCGAATGGAACGATTATAAAGCAAGCGTGCATACGTATCATGAAGTGGAAGGAAAAGATGTTATTATAGCTGAAGGTGTATACTCTGGCATATATAAACAGTCTGGAAAAGCATTTCAAGCAGATTTTGTACACGTTTGGGAATTGAGTAATGGAAAAGTTGTAAAGTTTAAACAGTATGTAGATAGTCATACTGTTCAACAAGCGATGGTATTGTCGTAG
- a CDS encoding VOC family protein yields the protein MKFQRHPYTFVSHVHILIADLERSLAFYKETLGFQLLEQSETKAALTADGKTPLLTIEQPKDILPKQPRTTGLYHFAILLPQRSDLAKVLNHLIQANYPLQGASDHLVSEAVYLADPDGNGIEIYVDRPDETWEWNHGQVAMTTEPIADDILSEANGETWKGLPSSTVMGHIHLHVSDLDKTEEFYCAGLGFDVVNRYDHQALFISSGKYHHHIGLNTWNGVGAPAPSANSVGLKHFSLLFPDEETRNKAVKRLQEIGASVTTKDGVILTKDPSGNHIQLWI from the coding sequence ATGAAATTCCAACGTCATCCTTATACTTTCGTAAGTCACGTTCACATATTAATTGCAGATTTAGAACGCTCTCTTGCATTTTACAAAGAAACATTAGGATTCCAATTACTCGAGCAATCAGAAACAAAAGCTGCGCTAACAGCAGATGGAAAAACGCCTCTTTTAACAATTGAACAACCAAAAGATATATTACCTAAGCAACCACGTACAACTGGCTTATACCATTTTGCAATTTTATTACCACAGCGCTCTGATTTAGCAAAGGTATTAAATCATCTCATCCAAGCGAATTACCCATTACAAGGAGCTTCCGATCACCTTGTAAGTGAAGCAGTTTATTTAGCGGATCCTGATGGAAATGGAATTGAAATTTATGTAGACCGTCCCGATGAAACGTGGGAATGGAATCACGGACAAGTAGCAATGACAACTGAACCTATCGCGGATGACATTTTATCAGAAGCAAACGGAGAAACTTGGAAAGGTCTCCCAAGTAGTACGGTAATGGGACATATCCATTTACATGTTTCAGATTTAGACAAAACAGAAGAGTTTTATTGTGCTGGCCTTGGATTTGATGTTGTGAACAGATATGATCATCAAGCACTGTTTATCTCATCAGGAAAATACCATCACCACATTGGCTTAAATACATGGAATGGTGTTGGTGCACCTGCACCTTCGGCAAACAGTGTTGGATTAAAACATTTTTCACTCTTATTCCCGGATGAAGAAACACGAAACAAAGCTGTAAAGCGCCTTCAAGAAATCGGCGCATCCGTAACAACAAAAGATGGGGTCATTTTGACAAAGGATCCTTCAGGTAATCATATTCAATTATGGATTTAA